The genomic segment CTGTCGGCGACGATGGGCGGGCATATCGAAGTCGACAGCACGCCCGGGGAAGGCACGCGCTTCCGCGTGGTCCTGCCGCTGCCGGTGGTGACCGATCCGCAGCATCCGCAGATCGAGTCCGGCGTCGAGCGCATCACGTCCGCGGTCGGGCTGGAAATCCTGCTGGTCGAGGACGACCAGACGGTGTCCGAAGTGATTGCCGGATTGCTGCAGTCGCAGGGCCACGAAGTCGTGCACGTGATGCACGGCCTCGGTGCCTTGTCGGAGATCGCCACGCGCAGCTTCGATCTGGCGTTGCTCGATCTCGATCTGCCAGGCATTGATGGTCTGACCCTCGCCGGCATGATGCGCGCGCACGGTTTCGTCCAGCCGATGGTCGCGGTCACCGCGCGCGCGGATGCCGATGCCGAAGCCGCCGCGCGCGTCGCCGGTTTCGACGGTTTTCTGCGCAAGCCGCTGACCGGCGAGATGCTGTCCGACACCCTGGCGTGGACCTGGCGACCGACGCGCGACGACGATGAGCCGGATGCCGAGCTCTCCGGCTATGACGAGCGCTGACGCACGCTGAACCGCGGCAGCGGGCGCGCGCCGGCGTCTCATATCCCGCGACAGCGCGGTTGCAGGCTTGCCGCCTCGTGCACAAGCCGCTACCCACACTGCGCCCATGGCCGCCGCGTCCAATGATCTGATCCAGCTGCGCCCGGAAGGGCTGTACTGCCCCGCGGGCGATTTCCATATCGACCCGTGGCGCCCGGTGCCGCGCGCGGTGATCACGCATGGGCACGGCGACCACGCCCGCACGGGCATGGGCGCGTATCACACGACCCGGATCGGTCTGCCGATCCTCGAATGGCGGCTCGGCGAGCAGATCTACGCGGCGCACGAATACGGCGTGCCGTTCGAGATGGGCAGTGCCACGGTGTCGCTGCATCCGGCCGGCCACGTGCTGGGCTCGGCGCAGGTGCGCGTCGAGGTGGACGGCGAAGTCTGGGTGGCGTCGGGCGACTACAAGCGCCAGCACGACCCGACCTGCGACCCGTTCGAGGTCGTGCGCTGCGACACCTTCATCACGGAGGCGACGTTCGGGCTGCCGGTCTACCGCTGGCCGGACACGTCCGAGGTCGCACGCGACATCGTCGCCTGGCGCGACCGCTGCGCCGAACGCGGCGAGGCGGCGATTCTCTACTGCTACGCGCTGGGCAAGGCGCAGCGCGTACTGGCCGAACTCGCAGTGCATACCGACGAACCCGTGCTGCTACATGGCGCCGTCGCGACCGGCGTCGAGGTGTATCGCCGCGCCGGCGTGTCACTGATCGACACATTGCCGGTGGCCGACACCGACAAGGCCGCCGACTTCGCTGGCAAACTCGTCCTCGCG from the Luteimonas fraxinea genome contains:
- a CDS encoding ligase-associated DNA damage response exonuclease, with protein sequence MAAASNDLIQLRPEGLYCPAGDFHIDPWRPVPRAVITHGHGDHARTGMGAYHTTRIGLPILEWRLGEQIYAAHEYGVPFEMGSATVSLHPAGHVLGSAQVRVEVDGEVWVASGDYKRQHDPTCDPFEVVRCDTFITEATFGLPVYRWPDTSEVARDIVAWRDRCAERGEAAILYCYALGKAQRVLAELAVHTDEPVLLHGAVATGVEVYRRAGVSLIDTLPVADTDKAADFAGKLVLAPPSAAGSSWIRRFRRAQQGFASGWMQIRGNRRRRNYDRGFVVSDHADWPDLMRTVRETGASRVIATHGNTDAIIRALREDGIAAEAFRTDFGGEE